One genomic window of Polynucleobacter sp. HIN11 includes the following:
- the cysS gene encoding cysteine--tRNA ligase, with the protein MLSIYNTLSRTKEVFKPIEPGKVKMYVCGMTVYDFCHLGHARVMIVFDMVVRWLRASGYEVNYVRNITDIDDKIITRALENQEPIAVLTQRFINAMHADAKTLNLLSPDHEPRATHYITQMQGLIGRLIEREMAYQGDDGDVNYAVRQFPSYGKLSGKSIDELQAGERVAIGGGKRDPLDFVLWKSAKLEEPADTRWASPWGEGRPGWHIECSAMSCELLGQHFDIHGGGADLQFPHHENEIAQSEGAIYGSGSVDQPFVRYWMHNGHIRVNHEKMSKSLGNFFLIKDVLAQFDPEVVRFFMLKAHYRSPINYSDHQLEEARTGLTRLYTALSEQAAIPSSKLDPIWRDRFAQAMDDDFNTPEAIAVLFELVTESHKTQDVERKQELLNTLHHLGNTIGLLYQSPQQFLQSGTPKAGLSQKQIEERIAARQAAKQAKDFASADAIRQQLLDEGVILEDKPGGQTIWRRA; encoded by the coding sequence ATGCTGTCGATTTACAACACCCTATCGAGAACCAAAGAGGTCTTTAAGCCCATTGAGCCCGGTAAGGTAAAGATGTATGTATGCGGCATGACCGTATATGACTTTTGTCATTTAGGCCATGCACGGGTGATGATTGTGTTTGACATGGTAGTACGCTGGTTGCGGGCCAGCGGCTATGAAGTGAACTACGTTCGCAACATCACCGATATTGATGACAAGATCATTACGCGAGCGCTTGAGAACCAAGAGCCGATTGCGGTGCTCACTCAGCGTTTCATTAATGCAATGCATGCGGATGCTAAAACCCTCAATCTACTATCACCCGATCATGAGCCCCGGGCTACTCACTACATTACTCAGATGCAAGGATTAATTGGTCGTTTAATTGAGCGTGAGATGGCTTATCAAGGTGATGATGGTGATGTCAACTATGCCGTTCGCCAGTTCCCCAGCTATGGCAAGTTATCCGGCAAATCGATTGACGAACTCCAGGCTGGTGAACGGGTTGCCATTGGCGGTGGTAAGCGCGACCCCCTGGATTTTGTGCTCTGGAAATCCGCCAAGCTTGAGGAGCCTGCTGATACCCGCTGGGCTTCTCCATGGGGCGAGGGACGCCCAGGTTGGCATATTGAGTGCTCGGCGATGTCCTGTGAGTTATTGGGACAGCATTTTGATATTCATGGTGGTGGGGCCGATTTGCAGTTTCCTCATCATGAGAACGAGATCGCGCAAAGTGAAGGCGCGATCTACGGATCTGGCAGTGTTGATCAACCCTTTGTGCGTTACTGGATGCACAACGGCCATATCCGTGTGAACCACGAGAAGATGTCAAAATCCTTGGGTAATTTTTTCTTGATCAAAGATGTGTTGGCCCAGTTTGATCCTGAGGTAGTGCGCTTCTTTATGCTCAAGGCTCACTATCGCAGCCCCATTAATTACTCGGATCATCAGCTTGAAGAAGCGCGCACTGGATTAACCCGTTTGTATACCGCCCTCAGTGAACAAGCAGCTATTCCAAGCAGCAAGCTTGATCCGATCTGGAGAGACCGCTTTGCGCAAGCAATGGACGATGATTTCAACACCCCTGAGGCCATAGCAGTGTTATTTGAGTTGGTGACTGAGAGTCATAAAACCCAGGATGTCGAGCGCAAGCAAGAACTTCTCAACACACTTCATCACTTAGGAAACACGATCGGACTTTTGTATCAGTCACCGCAACAGTTCTTGCAAAGCGGTACGCCTAAAGCTGGCTTAAGCCAGAAGCAGATTGAAGAGCGGATTGCGGCCCGCCAAGCGGCCAAGCAGGCGAAGGACTTTGCCAGCGCGGATGCGATTCGCCAGCAGTTGCTGGACGAGGGAGTCATTTTGGAAGATAAGCCTGGTGGCCAAACCATCTGGCGACGAGCCTAA
- a CDS encoding acetyl-CoA carboxylase carboxyltransferase subunit alpha, whose protein sequence is MKTTFLDFEQAVAELETKIEELRYVQDESSVDISSEIKTLSEKSQQLTKEIYEKLTPWQVSQVARHPQRPYTLDYIQALFTDFHELHGDRVFADDQSIIGGLARFNGKPCMVIGHQKGRDTKERAMRNFGMSRPEGYRKAMRLMRLAEKFGLPVFTFVDTPGAFPGIDAEERNQSEAIGHNLYTQAELKVPIITTIIGEGGSGGALAIAMGDVVMMLQFSTYSVISPEGCASILWKTAEKAPDAAEQLALTAQRLKDLQLIDTIVPEPVGAAHRDYEAMMANMNKALARALSEVEGLSEKELLERRHQRFMSYGQFKEVKAKDPS, encoded by the coding sequence ATGAAGACCACCTTCCTAGACTTTGAGCAAGCGGTAGCCGAGCTTGAGACCAAAATCGAAGAACTCCGCTATGTGCAAGACGAGTCTTCGGTGGATATCTCAAGCGAGATCAAGACACTTTCAGAAAAAAGCCAACAGCTCACCAAAGAGATCTACGAAAAATTAACGCCTTGGCAGGTCTCTCAAGTCGCCCGTCATCCACAGCGTCCTTACACGCTCGATTACATTCAAGCCTTGTTCACCGATTTTCATGAGTTGCATGGCGATCGAGTCTTTGCCGATGATCAATCGATTATTGGCGGCCTTGCGCGCTTCAATGGCAAGCCTTGCATGGTGATCGGTCACCAAAAGGGTCGGGACACGAAAGAGCGTGCCATGCGTAATTTTGGAATGAGTCGCCCCGAGGGGTATCGCAAGGCGATGCGTCTCATGCGCTTAGCTGAGAAGTTTGGCTTGCCGGTTTTTACCTTCGTGGATACCCCTGGCGCATTCCCAGGGATTGATGCCGAGGAGCGTAACCAATCTGAAGCGATTGGTCATAATCTCTATACCCAGGCCGAACTTAAAGTGCCCATCATCACCACCATTATTGGTGAGGGTGGTTCGGGCGGCGCGCTCGCCATTGCCATGGGTGATGTGGTGATGATGTTGCAATTCTCAACGTATTCCGTTATCTCGCCGGAAGGCTGTGCTTCGATCTTATGGAAGACTGCTGAGAAGGCCCCTGATGCAGCCGAGCAATTAGCGCTTACTGCACAGCGTTTAAAAGACCTTCAATTGATTGATACGATCGTGCCAGAACCTGTCGGTGCCGCTCATCGAGATTACGAAGCCATGATGGCCAATATGAATAAAGCACTTGCCCGCGCTCTTTCGGAGGTTGAAGGTCTCTCTGAGAAAGAACTGCTCGAGCGCCGGCATCAACGGTTTATGAGTTATGGCCAGTTCAAAGAAGTCAAAGCCAAAGACCCAAGCTAA
- the cysE gene encoding serine O-acetyltransferase, with protein sequence MLSSLLEDVDAIIARDPAARHRLEVITCYPGLHAIWLHRLNHALWNLGLKWPARFLASLARFLTNIEIHPGAQIGRRVFLDHGLGIVIGETAEIGDDTTIYQGVTLGGTSLYKGVKRHPTLGKGVVVSAGAKVLGGFTVGDGARIGSNAVVLKEIPAGATAVGVPARILHPDLPKHASDASKASFSAYGITPNADDPVSLALKSLIDATIEQEHKIKALEEALAKLGGKASDTQAHEETQRELDAIKNLLRE encoded by the coding sequence ATGTTGAGTTCTCTATTGGAAGATGTAGACGCCATTATTGCGCGCGATCCTGCTGCCCGACACCGGTTAGAGGTAATTACCTGCTATCCAGGTTTACATGCGATTTGGCTGCATCGTCTCAATCATGCCCTATGGAATCTCGGTCTTAAATGGCCTGCCCGCTTTCTGGCGTCGCTCGCGCGTTTTTTGACCAATATTGAGATTCATCCGGGCGCACAGATCGGGCGTCGGGTATTTTTAGATCATGGCCTTGGGATTGTGATTGGCGAGACCGCAGAGATTGGTGATGACACCACGATTTATCAAGGGGTGACCTTGGGAGGTACCTCGCTCTACAAAGGGGTCAAACGCCATCCCACACTTGGCAAAGGCGTGGTTGTGAGTGCGGGCGCCAAGGTCTTGGGTGGATTTACTGTGGGTGATGGTGCTCGAATTGGATCCAATGCAGTGGTCCTCAAAGAGATTCCTGCGGGCGCAACGGCAGTCGGTGTGCCAGCCCGCATCCTGCATCCCGATCTACCCAAACATGCAAGCGATGCCAGTAAAGCGAGTTTCTCGGCCTATGGCATTACACCGAATGCAGATGACCCTGTTTCGTTGGCATTGAAAAGTTTGATCGACGCTACCATCGAACAAGAACATAAGATCAAAGCCCTTGAAGAGGCTCTGGCGAAGTTAGGTGGAAAAGCTAGCGACACGCAAGCGCATGAGGAAACTCAGCGTGAGCTCGATGCCATCAAAAATCTTCTAAGAGAATAA
- a CDS encoding UDP-2,3-diacylglucosamine diphosphatase yields MQEHASALLISDLHLTPSMPLTAQRFFDFIEKEANDVESVFILGDLFEYWVGDDAGARSPFQQEVLRALFALSSKTKTYYIHGNRDFLIGPDFLKKSGMHLLPDPSKVMIAGDEWVISHGDALCTNDLSYQVFRRWVRKPWLQKLFLRLPLEWRRGIARTLRSNSTAKYEQAARYTPDVARYKSDVTLVACANLMGAFGSERLIHGHTHLPARHHESMGNKEWQRYVLSDWDLDHPETVLPKASALRIDLNGVRYIDLVKST; encoded by the coding sequence ATGCAAGAGCACGCCAGCGCCCTGCTGATTTCCGATCTTCATCTTACGCCGTCGATGCCCTTAACGGCGCAGCGTTTCTTTGACTTTATTGAAAAAGAAGCGAACGATGTCGAGTCGGTATTTATTTTGGGTGATCTCTTCGAATACTGGGTAGGCGATGATGCTGGCGCGCGTTCACCATTTCAGCAAGAGGTCCTGCGCGCGCTCTTTGCTTTATCCAGCAAGACCAAAACCTATTACATCCATGGCAACCGTGACTTTTTAATCGGCCCAGACTTTCTTAAGAAATCTGGGATGCATTTGCTGCCCGATCCATCGAAGGTCATGATTGCTGGAGATGAATGGGTTATTAGTCATGGTGATGCACTGTGCACCAATGATCTGAGTTATCAGGTGTTTCGTAGATGGGTTCGTAAGCCCTGGCTCCAGAAATTATTTTTGCGACTCCCTCTGGAGTGGCGACGTGGGATTGCTCGAACCTTGCGTAGCAACAGCACCGCAAAGTATGAGCAAGCAGCGCGTTATACCCCGGATGTCGCTCGCTACAAGAGCGATGTCACTTTGGTGGCGTGCGCCAACCTGATGGGAGCCTTCGGGTCCGAACGCTTGATTCATGGGCATACCCACTTACCGGCACGGCACCATGAAAGTATGGGTAATAAAGAATGGCAACGCTATGTACTCTCCGACTGGGATCTAGATCATCCTGAGACCGTGTTACCAAAAGCAAGTGCCTTGCGCATTGACCTCAATGGCGTGCGCTACATTGATTTAGTGAAGTCTACGTAG
- a CDS encoding inositol monophosphatase family protein, translated as MHPMLNVAVKAARRAATIINRASLNLERLQIDRKQHNDYVTEVDKAAEEAIIETLSEAYPGHGFLAEETGEATNGSDHIWIIDPLDGTTNFIHGFPQYAVSIALSVNGVVTQGVVYDPNRDELFTATKGGGAYVDRRRLRVAEQTKLENALLGTGFPYRHDQDVDLYLKIFADMTRQCAGLRRPGAASLDLVYVAAGRYDGFFESELKPWDMAAGALIVTEAGGLVGNYRGEEGFMDSGEIMAANPRIFAQMANILSKYSRTAT; from the coding sequence ATGCACCCCATGTTAAACGTGGCTGTGAAAGCCGCTCGCCGTGCCGCAACGATTATTAATCGTGCATCACTCAATTTAGAGCGTTTGCAAATCGATCGCAAGCAACATAATGATTATGTAACCGAAGTGGACAAAGCTGCCGAAGAGGCGATTATCGAGACCCTAAGCGAAGCCTATCCGGGCCATGGTTTTTTGGCAGAGGAAACGGGCGAGGCCACGAATGGCTCCGATCACATTTGGATCATTGACCCATTGGATGGGACCACCAACTTTATTCATGGATTTCCACAATACGCGGTATCGATTGCTCTGTCGGTCAACGGTGTTGTAACTCAAGGCGTGGTCTATGACCCCAATCGTGATGAGCTGTTCACTGCCACCAAGGGCGGTGGAGCCTACGTGGATCGCCGTCGCCTTCGAGTGGCCGAGCAAACCAAATTAGAGAATGCATTGCTGGGTACGGGATTTCCGTATCGACACGATCAAGATGTGGATCTCTACCTGAAAATCTTTGCTGACATGACTCGCCAATGCGCGGGTCTACGACGTCCTGGTGCAGCCTCCCTAGATCTTGTCTATGTAGCAGCGGGCCGCTATGACGGATTCTTTGAGAGTGAACTCAAGCCATGGGATATGGCAGCAGGGGCTTTGATTGTGACCGAGGCCGGTGGCCTAGTCGGAAACTACCGCGGCGAAGAAGGCTTTATGGACAGCGGTGAGATTATGGCTGCGAACCCAAGGATTTTTGCCCAAATGGCAAATATTCTTAGTAAGTACTCCAGAACGGCTACGTAG
- a CDS encoding DNA-3-methyladenine glycosylase family protein yields the protein MPKPRTKKPSYWQDACADLMKQDRILRKLIPKYGDGMLGSRGDAFTTLARSIVGQQISVAAAQSVWNRTLETLSHEVTPKRVLDTKHDALRASGLSMRKVEYIRDLADHFHHGRLQTERWPKMDDEELIKELSAIRGIGRWTAEMFLIFNLMRPNVLPLDDIGLIRAISINYFSGEPVTRHEAREVAANWAPWRTVATWYMWRSIDPIPVEY from the coding sequence ATGCCAAAACCACGCACCAAAAAGCCAAGCTATTGGCAAGACGCCTGTGCGGACCTGATGAAGCAAGATCGGATCCTGCGCAAACTGATTCCCAAGTACGGTGATGGAATGCTGGGAAGTCGGGGCGATGCATTCACGACTCTGGCACGCTCGATCGTTGGCCAGCAAATTTCAGTGGCTGCTGCACAATCGGTGTGGAACCGAACTTTGGAGACCTTAAGTCACGAGGTAACACCGAAGCGCGTACTCGATACCAAACATGATGCCTTACGAGCTTCCGGTTTATCCATGCGCAAGGTGGAGTACATCCGCGATCTAGCCGATCACTTTCATCATGGGCGACTCCAAACCGAGCGCTGGCCCAAAATGGATGATGAAGAGCTCATTAAGGAGTTGAGTGCGATTCGGGGGATTGGACGCTGGACCGCCGAAATGTTTCTGATCTTCAATTTGATGCGTCCCAATGTATTGCCGCTTGACGATATTGGGCTGATTCGGGCAATCTCGATCAATTATTTCAGTGGCGAGCCCGTCACCCGTCATGAGGCCCGCGAGGTGGCAGCCAATTGGGCGCCGTGGCGCACCGTAGCCACTTGGTATATGTGGCGTAGCATTGACCCCATTCCTGTCGAGTACTAA
- a CDS encoding aspartate kinase → MSLIVHKYGGTSMGSIERIQNVAKRVAKWMRAGHQVVVVPSAMSGETNRLLGLAKELSTSPNPRELDQIAATGEQVSSGLLAIALQEQGIDAISYSGWQVTVHTDSAYTKARIMGIDDAKIKKDLDAGRAVVITGFQGVDPQGNVTTLGRGGSDTSAVAVAAALKADECLIYTDVDGVYTTDPRVCEDARRLDQITFEEMLEMASLGSKVLQIRSVEFAGKYKVKTRVLSSLTDPLIPLDQEMKSGTLITFEEDTTMEAAVISGIAFARDEAKITVIDVPDRPGIAYQILGPIAEANIDVDMIIQNQSVEGKTDFTFTVPRADYQKALDLLKKSVQAHIGAKDIIGDPKVSKVSVVGVGMRSHVGVASKMFRTLSEEGINILMISTSEIKISVVIDEKYMELAVRALHKAFELDQK, encoded by the coding sequence ATGTCTTTAATAGTTCATAAGTACGGCGGCACTTCGATGGGATCCATCGAGCGCATCCAAAATGTGGCCAAACGGGTTGCGAAATGGATGCGGGCTGGTCACCAGGTGGTGGTGGTGCCATCGGCCATGTCAGGTGAGACCAATCGTCTTTTGGGGCTCGCAAAAGAACTAAGCACTTCCCCAAACCCTAGAGAACTCGATCAAATTGCCGCAACCGGTGAGCAGGTCAGCTCCGGTCTGCTTGCGATCGCTCTCCAAGAGCAAGGAATTGATGCGATTAGTTACTCAGGTTGGCAGGTCACGGTTCATACCGATTCGGCCTACACCAAGGCTCGCATCATGGGCATTGATGATGCCAAGATCAAAAAAGATTTAGATGCTGGCAGGGCCGTGGTCATTACCGGATTTCAAGGGGTTGATCCTCAAGGTAACGTGACCACACTAGGTCGTGGCGGTTCAGACACCTCAGCAGTTGCTGTTGCCGCTGCTCTAAAAGCTGATGAGTGCTTAATCTATACCGATGTGGATGGCGTATATACCACTGACCCTCGTGTTTGTGAGGACGCGCGTCGCCTCGATCAGATTACCTTTGAAGAGATGCTGGAAATGGCAAGCCTTGGCTCCAAGGTCTTGCAAATACGCTCAGTGGAGTTTGCTGGTAAGTACAAAGTGAAGACCCGTGTGTTGTCATCGCTGACTGATCCACTAATTCCCCTTGATCAAGAAATGAAGTCGGGTACTTTAATTACCTTTGAAGAGGATACCACCATGGAAGCCGCTGTTATCTCAGGAATCGCATTTGCACGCGATGAGGCCAAGATCACTGTGATTGATGTACCAGATCGCCCTGGTATCGCCTATCAAATCTTGGGCCCCATTGCTGAAGCCAATATTGATGTGGACATGATTATTCAGAACCAATCGGTTGAGGGTAAGACCGATTTCACTTTTACAGTGCCGCGTGCTGATTATCAAAAAGCCCTCGATTTGCTGAAAAAGAGTGTGCAAGCGCATATTGGCGCCAAAGACATTATTGGCGATCCCAAGGTGTCGAAAGTATCCGTGGTTGGCGTTGGAATGCGTTCCCACGTTGGTGTAGCTAGTAAGATGTTTAGAACCTTATCGGAGGAGGGCATCAATATTTTGATGATCTCAACCAGTGAGATTAAGATCTCAGTCGTGATTGATGAGAAATACATGGAACTCGCAGTCAGAGCTCTCCATAAAGCCTTTGAATTGGATCAGAAGTAA
- a CDS encoding tetratricopeptide repeat protein: protein MTRLLSDLLAMTAQHPNHSSIAWISRFFGMSFCALVIGCSTTPPPTTSGNAPAPYLGGYGPTDPPRMSTNPNPETGNNQLSESIAVPFLSFLIIEPDPVMKNAIPTHIEKLIKERKYPEAIKAIDDALVKTPRNVQLRFIKARLQVELRDVNAARATWIEITQQFPELPEPYNNLAALAANQGQWIEARDYLELALKLRPDYALAQGNLADVYLRLADRYYSSASKLQPSQREYGQRARAIKEILNPPPPKPSNRPNPPISKP, encoded by the coding sequence ATGACGCGCCTTCTGAGTGATCTTCTTGCCATGACAGCCCAGCACCCAAACCACAGTTCCATTGCTTGGATCTCACGATTTTTTGGGATGTCATTTTGCGCTCTTGTAATTGGCTGCAGCACCACCCCGCCACCCACTACTTCGGGTAATGCGCCTGCGCCCTACCTTGGTGGCTATGGTCCAACAGACCCACCACGCATGAGTACCAACCCCAATCCAGAAACCGGCAATAACCAACTCTCGGAGTCCATTGCGGTGCCGTTTCTCTCTTTTTTGATTATCGAGCCCGATCCGGTCATGAAAAATGCGATTCCTACGCATATTGAGAAACTGATCAAGGAACGTAAATATCCAGAGGCGATCAAAGCGATTGACGATGCCTTAGTGAAAACCCCTCGCAATGTACAACTGCGCTTTATCAAGGCTCGACTACAAGTGGAATTACGTGATGTCAATGCAGCCCGTGCCACCTGGATCGAGATTACTCAGCAATTTCCGGAGTTACCTGAACCTTATAACAATCTAGCCGCATTAGCAGCCAATCAAGGGCAATGGATTGAGGCCCGCGATTATTTAGAGCTCGCCCTTAAATTAAGGCCTGACTATGCCTTAGCCCAGGGCAATCTAGCGGATGTGTACTTGCGCCTAGCCGATCGCTATTACTCCAGTGCGAGTAAACTGCAACCCAGTCAACGTGAGTATGGGCAACGCGCTCGGGCCATTAAAGAGATCTTGAACCCACCGCCGCCCAAACCCAGTAACCGACCCAATCCCCCGATTTCTAAACCATAA
- a CDS encoding peptidylprolyl isomerase, with protein MPSVLLKTNHGDITLELDAAKAPKSVANFLAYVKSGHYDGTIFHRVIDNFMIQGGGMTAGMKQKSTMDQIENEANNGLKNDRGTIAMARTSDPHSATAQFFINVNDNDFLNHTAPTPQGWGYAVFGKVTNGMDVVDKIKKVKTGNAGYHQDVPTEDVVIEKASVIAD; from the coding sequence ATGCCAAGCGTTCTTCTAAAAACCAATCACGGTGATATCACCCTCGAGCTTGATGCTGCCAAAGCACCAAAATCCGTTGCAAACTTTTTGGCCTATGTAAAAAGTGGTCATTACGATGGCACGATTTTTCATCGGGTGATTGATAACTTCATGATTCAAGGTGGCGGCATGACCGCGGGCATGAAGCAGAAGTCAACCATGGATCAAATTGAGAATGAGGCCAATAACGGCTTAAAGAATGATCGGGGCACGATTGCGATGGCACGTACTAGCGATCCCCATTCAGCTACCGCCCAGTTTTTTATTAACGTCAATGACAATGATTTTCTCAATCACACAGCTCCCACTCCACAGGGTTGGGGCTATGCCGTGTTTGGCAAAGTGACCAACGGCATGGATGTGGTTGATAAGATCAAGAAAGTTAAGACTGGCAATGCTGGGTACCACCAGGATGTTCCGACTGAAGATGTGGTGATTGAGAAAGCCTCGGTCATTGCTGATTAA
- the tilS gene encoding tRNA lysidine(34) synthetase TilS produces MASSKKSKPKTQAKRIGVAFSGGLDSVVLLDAVSKAYPNDVVYALHVHHGLQAQADEWLLFCERLAKHYKIAFDFRLLHLPITANIEAHARQARYEALLQLCDQHQLDHLLFAHHQHDQAETVLLQLLRGAGPAGLAGMPAHKELQSPNGRTVQLWRPLLEQDRTQLQTYAKQHKLSWVEDPSNQNTRYRRNAIRKKILPELEQIQGGAIANLARSAQWLAQSQVLMDQLAQHDAHTWIDRNQLSIARLMTLHRQDPARATNVMRYWLKRNQLSMPSAERLQSWWRDLQSLRTGAKLEWLHDRHSIRAWRNTLRIESAQRSKRGQWIFVPIPERSTQAGLSWEYCQQAKLIESRPRMGGERLKIKPNTPSKSLKNLYQEAGVPPWQRQIPLLFIDGTLIAAEGLGVSITHLTTKGPRVWPEWSYLD; encoded by the coding sequence ATGGCCAGTTCAAAGAAGTCAAAGCCAAAGACCCAAGCTAAACGAATTGGTGTGGCCTTCAGTGGGGGCCTCGATTCAGTCGTATTGCTCGATGCTGTCAGTAAGGCCTATCCCAACGATGTGGTGTATGCGCTCCATGTGCATCATGGACTCCAAGCGCAGGCAGATGAGTGGTTGCTGTTCTGTGAGCGCCTAGCTAAACACTACAAGATTGCCTTTGACTTCCGACTACTGCATTTGCCAATCACTGCAAACATTGAAGCCCATGCCCGCCAAGCGCGCTATGAGGCATTACTGCAGCTTTGTGATCAACATCAACTCGATCATTTATTGTTTGCTCACCATCAGCACGATCAAGCCGAGACCGTGCTCTTGCAACTCTTGCGCGGTGCAGGACCCGCAGGCCTTGCAGGAATGCCCGCCCACAAAGAGCTGCAAAGCCCTAATGGCAGAACGGTGCAATTATGGCGACCATTACTAGAGCAAGACCGCACCCAATTACAAACCTATGCTAAGCAACACAAATTGTCTTGGGTGGAGGATCCCAGTAATCAAAACACGCGCTATCGCCGCAATGCGATCCGTAAAAAAATTCTGCCAGAGTTAGAGCAGATTCAGGGTGGGGCAATTGCCAATCTAGCGCGTAGTGCGCAATGGCTTGCCCAGTCGCAAGTCCTCATGGACCAACTGGCGCAGCACGATGCGCATACCTGGATCGATCGCAATCAACTCAGCATTGCGCGATTGATGACGCTCCATCGCCAAGACCCTGCGCGTGCGACCAATGTGATGCGTTATTGGCTCAAGCGTAATCAACTATCGATGCCCTCAGCAGAGCGTTTGCAATCCTGGTGGCGTGATCTACAGTCCTTGCGCACCGGTGCTAAGTTGGAGTGGTTGCATGATCGGCATTCCATCCGAGCATGGCGCAATACCTTGCGGATTGAATCTGCGCAAAGATCCAAGCGTGGCCAATGGATTTTTGTGCCAATCCCCGAACGCTCCACTCAAGCGGGCCTATCATGGGAATACTGTCAACAAGCCAAATTGATTGAGAGTAGACCTCGTATGGGAGGTGAGCGCTTAAAGATCAAGCCCAATACTCCCAGCAAAAGCCTGAAAAACTTGTATCAAGAAGCTGGGGTTCCCCCTTGGCAGCGCCAAATCCCGCTCTTATTTATCGATGGCACCCTCATTGCGGCCGAGGGCTTAGGGGTCAGCATTACCCACTTAACGACTAAGGGCCCGCGCGTTTGGCCCGAGTGGTCCTATTTGGATTAA
- a CDS encoding RNA methyltransferase, which produces MAQTPFTQYSDQVRWIMVETSHAGNIGSAARALKTMGFDALHLVRPRELAMHTHPDAMALASGASDVLAQSNTHDMLSSSIQGCAVVLGLTSRDREFGPPPLSWADGLHLLTDALQSNRSVALVFGPERTGLENEDLAYCTHRVFLPANPAYPSLNLAQAIMVCAFGLRQALLKDPSPSVVNEELSELADPAAVAAMLDHWQAGLEAIGYLDPKNPKKLMPRLQALFARTRLRKEEIDLLRGIAKQMLLRK; this is translated from the coding sequence ATGGCTCAGACTCCCTTTACTCAATACAGCGACCAGGTCCGCTGGATCATGGTGGAAACCAGTCATGCGGGTAATATTGGTTCAGCAGCGCGCGCCCTTAAAACCATGGGGTTTGATGCGCTTCATCTGGTGCGGCCCCGCGAACTGGCCATGCATACCCACCCCGATGCGATGGCATTAGCCAGTGGTGCTAGTGATGTATTGGCTCAGTCGAATACTCACGATATGCTCTCTTCCAGTATTCAAGGGTGTGCTGTGGTACTGGGCCTAACCAGTCGCGATCGAGAGTTTGGTCCGCCTCCACTATCTTGGGCAGATGGTCTGCATTTGCTCACCGATGCATTGCAATCGAACCGCTCGGTTGCATTGGTATTTGGTCCTGAGCGGACTGGGCTCGAGAACGAAGATCTTGCCTATTGCACGCATCGGGTCTTTTTACCCGCCAATCCCGCCTATCCCTCATTAAACCTGGCCCAGGCCATCATGGTCTGTGCGTTTGGCTTACGCCAAGCCCTTCTGAAAGATCCATCGCCATCGGTGGTAAATGAGGAGCTCTCAGAACTTGCAGATCCAGCAGCAGTTGCTGCCATGCTCGACCATTGGCAAGCGGGCTTAGAGGCGATTGGTTATTTGGACCCCAAAAATCCCAAGAAACTCATGCCGCGTCTGCAAGCGCTGTTTGCTAGAACTCGCTTACGCAAAGAGGAGATTGATCTCTTGCGTGGCATTGCCAAACAGATGCTCCTGAGAAAATAA